In the genome of Deltaproteobacteria bacterium RBG_16_64_85, one region contains:
- a CDS encoding amidophosphoribosyltransferase, protein MCGIFGVMGHPEAANLTYLGLYALQHRGQESAGIACADGDVITFHKEMGLVADIFSEEVLARLPGFIAIGHVRYSTTGSSELKNAQPFVVDFESGSIAVAHNGNLVNAHVLKQELEVSGSIFQSTMDTEVIVHLIARSRRGRIEDRIVDALAQVRGAYSLLFLTRDKLIAVRDPHGIRPMVLGRIKGGHVVCSESCALNLIEGELVRDVEPGEMIVIDERGMHSSHPFFPAPAHFCVFEYIYFARPDSIMGGTSVYEVRKRLGHELARMHPVDADIVIPVPDSGVPAAIGYSEESGIPFEMGLIRNHYVGRTFIEPQQSIRHFGVKIKLNTVRGIVEGKRVVVVDDSIVRGTTGRKIIKMIRMAGAKEVHVRISSPPTVFPCFYGIDTPLRRDLIAATHSLEEIKAYLTSDSVGYLTIDALHTCVPKMEKGTCDSCFSGNYPVPLEVQESEEQLPLFRGSVRI, encoded by the coding sequence ATGTGCGGAATCTTCGGCGTCATGGGCCACCCGGAAGCGGCCAATCTGACCTACCTGGGGCTCTACGCCTTGCAGCACCGGGGGCAGGAGAGCGCGGGGATCGCCTGCGCGGACGGCGACGTGATCACCTTCCACAAGGAGATGGGGCTGGTCGCGGACATCTTCTCCGAGGAGGTCCTGGCGCGGCTTCCCGGTTTCATCGCCATCGGGCACGTCCGCTACTCGACGACCGGGAGCTCGGAGCTCAAGAACGCCCAGCCGTTCGTCGTCGATTTCGAGAGCGGCTCGATCGCGGTCGCGCACAACGGGAACCTGGTCAACGCCCACGTGCTGAAACAGGAGCTCGAGGTGAGCGGATCGATCTTCCAGTCCACGATGGACACGGAGGTCATCGTTCACCTGATTGCCCGCTCCCGACGGGGGCGGATCGAGGACCGGATCGTCGACGCGCTGGCCCAGGTACGGGGCGCCTACTCGCTCCTGTTCCTGACGCGGGACAAGCTCATCGCCGTGCGCGACCCCCACGGCATACGGCCCATGGTGCTGGGGAGGATCAAGGGGGGGCATGTCGTCTGCTCGGAATCGTGCGCCCTGAACCTCATCGAGGGAGAGCTGGTCCGGGACGTCGAGCCGGGGGAGATGATCGTGATCGACGAGCGCGGGATGCACTCCTCCCATCCCTTTTTCCCCGCGCCGGCGCATTTCTGCGTCTTCGAGTACATCTATTTCGCCCGGCCCGACTCGATCATGGGCGGGACCAGCGTCTACGAGGTCCGCAAGCGCCTGGGACACGAACTCGCGCGCATGCACCCGGTGGACGCCGACATCGTCATCCCGGTTCCGGATTCCGGCGTGCCGGCGGCGATCGGCTACTCCGAGGAGTCGGGGATCCCCTTCGAGATGGGGCTCATCCGCAACCACTACGTCGGCCGGACCTTCATCGAGCCGCAGCAGTCGATCCGGCACTTCGGCGTCAAGATCAAGCTGAACACGGTCCGCGGGATCGTGGAGGGGAAGCGCGTCGTCGTGGTGGACGACTCGATCGTGCGCGGGACGACGGGGCGCAAGATCATCAAGATGATCCGCATGGCGGGGGCGAAGGAGGTCCACGTCCGCATCAGTTCGCCGCCCACCGTCTTTCCGTGCTTTTACGGGATCGACACGCCGCTCCGGCGCGACCTCATCGCGGCCACGCACAGCCTCGAGGAGATCAAGGCCTACCTCACCTCCGACTCCGTGGGCTACCTGACGATCGACGCGCTGCACACCTGCGTTCCCAAGATGGAAAAGGGAACCTGCGATTCCTGTTTCTCCGGCAATTATCCGGTGCCGCTCGAGGTCCAGGAGAGCGAGGAGCAGCTTCCGCTGTTCCGGGGCTCCGTACGGATTTAA